The following proteins come from a genomic window of Nocardiopsis sp. YSL2:
- a CDS encoding cytochrome bc complex cytochrome b subunit, giving the protein MSKTTQAPKALRGVGNFIDDRFHLAKTGEKNLRKVFPNHWSFMLGEIALYSFIILLVTGVFLTLWFKPSMAEIVYDGSYERLQGVPMSEAYASTLFIDFEVRGGFLVRQIHHWAALIFLASLVVHMLRVFFTGAFRKPREINWLIGVGIFSIAIVEGLFGYSLPDDLPSGMGVRILQGVILSLPLVGTYISMFLFGGEFPGEEIITRLYMLHILLLPALLLALIVAHFMILWHQKHTQYPGVGRTDKTVVGTPMFPAFAVKAGGFFFFTFAVTAGLSAFVQVNPIHLFGPFTPTSITSGLQPDWYMGFLEGSLRIFPNTLDFDIFGYAVPVAVLIPGLGIMGLLFGALGAWPFIEQWITGDKRAHNVADRPRNAPVRTGLGVAGITAYGILWLAGSNDILSETFSINLYLTTYIFRVLIIVGPILGFIITKRICLGLQRRDRETLEHGYESGIIQQLPSGEFIEVHRESSEETVEVLSSKPTITSTALEDTVDDKGVESPEARKGMGKLRRRLALWYTRDNVSVEGVEAHSGHHLHHSHSAEESDKEHAH; this is encoded by the coding sequence ATGAGTAAGACCACGCAAGCACCCAAGGCGTTGCGCGGCGTCGGGAATTTCATCGACGACCGCTTCCACCTGGCCAAGACGGGCGAGAAGAACCTGCGCAAGGTCTTCCCGAACCACTGGTCGTTCATGCTGGGCGAGATCGCCCTGTATTCGTTCATCATCCTGCTCGTCACCGGCGTGTTCCTCACGCTGTGGTTCAAGCCGAGCATGGCGGAGATCGTCTACGACGGCTCCTACGAGCGCCTCCAGGGCGTTCCGATGAGTGAGGCCTACGCCTCCACGCTGTTCATCGACTTCGAGGTGCGGGGCGGGTTCCTCGTACGGCAGATCCACCACTGGGCCGCGCTGATCTTCCTGGCGTCGCTCGTGGTGCACATGCTCCGCGTGTTCTTCACCGGGGCGTTCCGCAAGCCGCGTGAGATCAACTGGCTCATCGGTGTCGGTATCTTCAGCATCGCGATCGTCGAGGGCCTCTTCGGCTACTCGCTGCCGGACGACCTGCCCTCGGGCATGGGCGTGCGCATCCTGCAGGGCGTGATCCTGTCGCTGCCGCTGGTCGGTACCTACATCTCGATGTTCCTCTTCGGCGGGGAGTTCCCCGGCGAGGAGATCATCACGCGCCTGTACATGCTGCACATCCTGCTGCTCCCGGCGCTCCTGCTGGCCCTGATCGTGGCCCACTTCATGATCCTGTGGCACCAGAAGCACACGCAGTACCCGGGAGTGGGGCGCACGGACAAGACGGTCGTGGGAACACCCATGTTCCCGGCGTTCGCGGTCAAGGCCGGAGGGTTCTTCTTCTTCACCTTCGCCGTCACCGCGGGTCTGAGCGCCTTCGTGCAGGTCAACCCGATCCACCTGTTCGGGCCGTTCACACCGACGTCCATCACCTCCGGCCTCCAGCCGGACTGGTACATGGGCTTCCTGGAGGGCTCGCTGCGCATCTTCCCGAACACGCTCGACTTCGACATCTTCGGATACGCGGTGCCCGTCGCGGTGCTCATTCCGGGACTCGGCATCATGGGCCTGCTGTTCGGCGCGCTGGGCGCCTGGCCGTTCATCGAGCAGTGGATCACCGGGGACAAGCGGGCGCACAACGTGGCCGACCGGCCGCGCAACGCCCCCGTGCGCACCGGCCTGGGGGTCGCGGGCATCACCGCCTACGGCATCCTGTGGCTGGCGGGGTCCAACGACATCCTGTCGGAGACCTTCTCCATCAACCTGTACCTCACCACGTACATCTTCCGTGTGCTGATCATCGTGGGCCCGATCCTCGGGTTCATCATCACCAAGCGGATCTGCCTGGGCCTGCAGCGGCGCGACCGCGAGACCCTGGAGCACGGGTACGAGAGCGGCATCATCCAGCAGCTGCCCAGTGGTGAGTTCATCGAGGTCCACCGGGAGAGCTCCGAGGAGACCGTGGAGGTCCTGTCCAGCAAGCCGACGATCACGTCGACGGCCCTGGAGGACACGGTCGACGACAAGGGCGTGGAGAGCCCCGAGGCCCGCAAGGGCATGGGCAAGCTCCGCCGGCGCCTGGCCCTCTGGTACACGAGGGACAACGTGTCCGTGGAGGGGGTGGAGGCCCACTCCGGCCACCACCTGCACCACTCCCACTCCGCCGAGGAGTCGGACAAGGAGCACGCCCACTAG
- a CDS encoding ubiquinol-cytochrome c reductase iron-sulfur subunit yields the protein MTDKTNNDNNEPDETPERVVGTPTAEEHTVAEAEAERSHEGPYKASETHQRSEEQQRRGEKLASLWFIIAFLGGIGFLASYFVFGADEIGDPQIGQYSNALLGGTLTLSLFGIGAGMTVWARNVMPHYEVASPYDELPSDDKEKGSFSAFFMQSADESGFTRRPLMRRTLIAAMLPLGIAPIVLLRDTGPLPGDKLKVTPWADGRRMVVEGTHRELRPEDLAEDPYGMISALPLMHEEDYGENVHYPHGISLNDQAKSVILLIKMPTGEDGQVEWGEEMTEERRNWTHEGIIAYSKICTHVGCPAALYERTTHRILCPCHQSTFDAANAAEVVFGPAHRPLPQLPIGVDSEGYLVSTGDFSEAPGPTFWDYAKD from the coding sequence ATGACTGACAAGACGAACAACGACAACAACGAGCCCGACGAGACTCCCGAGCGCGTCGTGGGTACGCCCACGGCCGAGGAGCACACGGTGGCCGAGGCCGAGGCCGAGCGCTCACACGAGGGCCCCTACAAGGCGTCGGAGACCCACCAGCGCTCCGAGGAGCAGCAGCGCCGTGGCGAGAAGCTCGCGTCGCTGTGGTTCATCATCGCCTTCCTCGGCGGTATCGGTTTCCTGGCCTCCTACTTCGTGTTCGGGGCCGACGAGATCGGTGATCCGCAGATCGGCCAGTACTCGAACGCGCTGCTGGGTGGCACGCTCACCCTCTCGCTGTTCGGTATCGGCGCGGGGATGACCGTGTGGGCGCGCAATGTGATGCCCCACTACGAGGTCGCCTCGCCCTACGACGAGCTGCCCTCGGACGACAAGGAGAAGGGCTCCTTCAGCGCCTTCTTCATGCAGAGCGCGGACGAGAGCGGCTTCACCCGCCGTCCGCTCATGCGGCGCACGCTCATCGCGGCCATGCTGCCGCTGGGCATCGCGCCGATCGTCCTGCTGCGTGACACCGGCCCCCTGCCCGGGGACAAGCTCAAGGTCACGCCGTGGGCCGACGGCCGCCGCATGGTGGTCGAGGGCACGCACCGCGAGCTCCGGCCCGAGGACCTGGCGGAGGACCCGTACGGCATGATCTCCGCGCTCCCCCTCATGCACGAGGAGGACTACGGGGAGAACGTGCACTACCCGCACGGGATCAGCCTCAACGACCAGGCCAAGTCGGTCATCCTGCTGATCAAGATGCCGACGGGCGAGGACGGCCAGGTCGAGTGGGGGGAGGAGATGACCGAGGAGCGCCGCAACTGGACGCACGAGGGCATCATCGCCTACTCCAAGATCTGCACCCACGTCGGTTGCCCCGCGGCACTGTACGAGCGCACGACGCACCGCATCCTGTGCCCGTGCCACCAGTCCACGTTCGATGCCGCGAACGCCGCCGAGGTGGTCTTCGGACCGGCGCACCGCCCACTGCCCCAGCTGCCGATCGGCGTCGACTCCGAGGGCTACCTCGTGTCGACGGGCGACTTCTCCGAAGCGCCCGGTCCGACGTTCTGGGACTACGCGAAGGACTAG
- a CDS encoding cytochrome c: MGYAALAPTSDQAQARTLAADVSSQDDADVDVAEGRAIFDQTCATCHNYDGSGSATGPDLRDVGPAAIDFQVSTGRMPSMNPNAQMPRKDMVMSEQELANLIAYYNAEIRNGEAGAEIPTDVPDQAPDREEFPTPVRADFEDEESYEEAVEEAEAEYEAAVEEYEAEYDAYIAGADNTDMGMKLYLTNCAHCHSWSGGGGALTDGRWAPEIHDASPREIYEAMVSGPGAMPMFSDTVIAPDEKQELISYVKTLQAEPNAGGPIDLQRVGQVAEGFISWTIGLALIVACAIWITAKQRAHD, encoded by the coding sequence GTGGGGTACGCCGCACTGGCGCCCACCTCCGACCAGGCACAGGCGCGCACCCTCGCCGCTGACGTCTCGTCACAGGATGACGCCGACGTCGACGTCGCCGAGGGCCGGGCCATCTTCGACCAGACGTGCGCCACGTGCCACAACTACGACGGTTCCGGGTCCGCGACCGGTCCGGACCTGCGCGACGTTGGCCCCGCGGCGATCGACTTCCAGGTCAGCACCGGCCGCATGCCGTCGATGAACCCGAACGCCCAGATGCCGCGCAAGGACATGGTCATGTCCGAGCAGGAACTGGCGAACCTGATCGCGTACTACAACGCGGAGATCAGGAACGGCGAGGCCGGGGCCGAGATCCCCACCGACGTTCCCGACCAGGCGCCCGACCGGGAGGAGTTCCCGACTCCGGTCCGCGCCGACTTCGAGGACGAGGAGTCCTACGAGGAGGCGGTCGAGGAGGCCGAGGCCGAGTACGAGGCCGCCGTCGAGGAGTACGAGGCCGAGTACGACGCCTACATCGCCGGTGCCGACAACACCGACATGGGCATGAAGCTCTACCTGACCAACTGCGCGCACTGCCACAGCTGGTCCGGTGGCGGCGGCGCCCTGACCGACGGCCGCTGGGCCCCGGAGATCCACGACGCGAGCCCGCGTGAGATCTACGAGGCCATGGTCAGCGGTCCCGGTGCCATGCCGATGTTCAGCGACACAGTGATCGCGCCGGACGAGAAGCAGGAACTGATCTCCTACGTCAAGACCCTCCAGGCCGAACCGAACGCCGGCGGCCCCATCGACCTCCAGCGTGTCGGCCAGGTCGCCGAGGGCTTCATCTCGTGGACCATCGGGCTGGCACTGATCGTCGCCTGCGCGATCTGGATCACCGCTAAGCAGCGTGCACATGACTGA
- a CDS encoding heme-copper oxidase subunit III, producing MSVGTIVWLANELMFFAALFAMYFTIRSVTNGNPELGPWPATHLNVPLATSITVVLVASSFTAQAGVWAAERGDVKKLRLWFFISFFMGLFFICGQAFEYYQLIAHEGLTLQSSAYGSMFYLTTGFHGLHVIGGLVAFLIMLGRTYAARRFTHQQATSAIVVSYYWHFVDVVWIALFFTIYFIQ from the coding sequence GTGAGCGTTGGCACCATCGTGTGGTTGGCCAACGAGCTCATGTTCTTCGCTGCGCTGTTCGCGATGTACTTCACCATCCGATCGGTGACCAACGGGAACCCCGAGCTCGGGCCCTGGCCGGCGACGCACCTCAACGTGCCGTTGGCGACCTCCATCACCGTTGTCCTGGTGGCTTCCAGCTTCACCGCGCAGGCCGGCGTCTGGGCCGCCGAGCGCGGGGACGTCAAGAAGCTCCGCCTGTGGTTCTTCATCTCGTTCTTCATGGGACTGTTCTTCATCTGCGGACAGGCCTTCGAGTACTACCAGCTCATCGCGCACGAGGGCCTGACTCTGCAGTCGAGCGCCTACGGGTCGATGTTCTACCTGACCACGGGCTTCCACGGACTCCACGTCATCGGCGGGTTGGTGGCGTTCCTCATCATGCTGGGACGCACGTACGCCGCGAGGCGCTTCACTCACCAGCAGGCGACCAGCGCGATCGTCGTGTCCTACTACTGGCACTTCGTCGACGTCGTCTGGATCGCTTTGTTCTTCACCATCTACTTCATCCAGTAA
- the trpD gene encoding anthranilate phosphoribosyltransferase: MNAPSASSPASDRSAVAERTWSNLITALLNDVTLSASDTEWAMDEIMSGSASDVQIAGFAVALRAKGESVSEVTGLAQGMLDHAVRMTVSGPTLDIVGTGGDRAHTVNVSTMAAIVASAAGARVVKHGNRAASSSCGTADVLERLGVVLDLSPELTARVAEDAGITFCFAPMFHPSLRHAAKTRRELAVPTIFNFLGPLTNPARPSTSAIGVFDERMCEIMAGVFAERGSSALVFRGDDGLDELTTTTSSTVWVVRDGEKRRERLDPADLGIARSEPDDLRGGDVEFNAQAVRDLVAGRPGPVRDAVLLNAGAALAAVAGVEGPLLESVRDGYERAAAAVDSGAAERTLSTWVETSQEYAKGL, encoded by the coding sequence ATGAACGCCCCTTCTGCTTCCAGCCCCGCCTCCGACCGCTCCGCCGTCGCCGAGCGCACCTGGTCCAACCTCATCACCGCCCTGCTCAACGACGTGACGCTCAGCGCGTCCGACACCGAGTGGGCGATGGACGAGATCATGTCCGGCTCCGCGAGCGACGTCCAGATCGCCGGCTTCGCCGTCGCGCTGCGCGCCAAGGGCGAGAGCGTGTCCGAGGTGACCGGCCTGGCACAGGGCATGCTCGACCACGCCGTCCGGATGACCGTGTCCGGGCCGACCCTGGACATCGTCGGCACCGGTGGCGACCGTGCGCACACGGTGAACGTCTCGACCATGGCCGCGATCGTGGCCTCGGCCGCGGGCGCGCGCGTGGTCAAGCACGGCAACCGCGCGGCCTCGTCCTCGTGCGGCACGGCCGACGTCCTGGAGCGCCTGGGCGTGGTCCTGGACCTGTCGCCGGAGCTGACCGCCCGCGTCGCCGAGGACGCCGGCATCACCTTCTGCTTCGCACCGATGTTCCACCCGTCGCTGCGGCACGCCGCCAAGACCCGGCGCGAACTGGCGGTGCCGACGATCTTCAACTTCCTGGGCCCGCTGACCAACCCGGCCCGGCCCTCGACCTCGGCGATCGGGGTGTTCGACGAGCGCATGTGCGAGATCATGGCCGGCGTGTTCGCCGAGCGCGGCTCCTCGGCCCTGGTGTTCCGCGGCGACGACGGGCTGGACGAGCTGACCACCACCACGAGCTCGACGGTCTGGGTGGTCCGCGACGGTGAGAAGCGCCGCGAGCGCCTGGACCCGGCCGACCTGGGCATCGCCCGGTCGGAGCCGGACGACCTGCGCGGCGGCGACGTGGAGTTCAACGCCCAGGCCGTACGCGACCTGGTGGCGGGCCGGCCCGGGCCGGTGCGCGACGCGGTCCTGCTCAACGCGGGTGCGGCGCTGGCCGCCGTGGCCGGTGTGGAGGGCCCCCTCCTGGAGTCCGTGCGGGACGGGTACGAGCGCGCGGCCGCCGCCGTCGACAGCGGCGCCGCCGAGCGCACGCTGTCCACCTGGGTGGAGACCAGCCAGGAGTACGCCAAGGGCCTGTGA
- a CDS encoding Lrp/AsnC family transcriptional regulator, whose product MITAIVMVKADVNRIPEVAEAIAEIEGVSEVYSVTGNVDLIAMVRVRRHEDLAEVIPGRVNKVPGVIASDTHISFQTYSKHDLESAFALGW is encoded by the coding sequence GTGATCACCGCGATCGTCATGGTCAAAGCCGACGTCAACCGCATCCCCGAGGTCGCCGAGGCGATCGCGGAGATCGAGGGCGTCAGCGAGGTCTACTCCGTCACCGGCAACGTCGACCTCATCGCCATGGTGCGGGTCCGCCGCCACGAGGACCTCGCCGAGGTCATCCCAGGGCGGGTGAACAAGGTCCCGGGCGTGATCGCCTCCGACACCCACATCTCGTTCCAGACCTACTCCAAGCACGACCTGGAGTCGGCCTTCGCCCTCGGCTGGTGA
- a CDS encoding rhomboid family intramembrane serine protease, with product MAALLPLNDDYPVRRAPVVAFTLIAVNVLVYLASPQASTAVWYPADMMGRYCAIEDYFLRWGAIPNEMLGRVDQARPLTEACGAIGGKSVWLSVFASMFVHSGPMHIIGNMVYLFVFGPVVEDRIGRVRFLGLYLVTGVTAAYAHAITDIDGSIPMVGASGAISGVLGAYLVVQFRSRVTSLVFGVIPMRLPGWALVGSYFAFQYLLYVTTSYAPGAGSNVAYAAHVYGFIAGVIAGLAVYRLRWRSGTRLSDVY from the coding sequence ATGGCCGCGCTGCTCCCGCTCAATGACGACTACCCCGTCCGCCGAGCTCCCGTCGTCGCGTTCACGCTGATCGCGGTCAACGTGCTGGTCTACCTGGCCTCGCCGCAGGCGTCCACCGCCGTGTGGTACCCGGCGGACATGATGGGCCGCTACTGCGCCATCGAGGACTACTTCCTGCGCTGGGGCGCGATCCCCAACGAGATGCTCGGCCGCGTCGACCAGGCCCGGCCCCTGACCGAGGCGTGCGGTGCCATCGGCGGCAAGTCCGTGTGGCTGTCGGTGTTCGCCTCGATGTTCGTGCACTCGGGCCCGATGCACATCATCGGCAACATGGTCTACCTGTTCGTCTTCGGCCCGGTGGTCGAGGACCGGATCGGGCGGGTCCGCTTCCTGGGCCTGTACCTGGTCACCGGCGTCACCGCGGCCTACGCGCACGCGATCACCGACATCGACGGCTCGATCCCCATGGTGGGCGCCTCCGGCGCGATCTCCGGTGTGCTCGGCGCCTACCTGGTCGTGCAGTTCCGCAGCCGCGTGACCTCGCTGGTGTTCGGGGTGATCCCGATGCGGCTCCCCGGGTGGGCCCTGGTGGGAAGTTACTTCGCGTTTCAGTATCTTCTCTATGTCACCACCTCGTACGCTCCGGGCGCCGGATCCAACGTGGCCTACGCGGCGCACGTCTACGGGTTCATCGCCGGGGTGATCGCGGGACTGGCGGTCTACCGGCTGCGATGGCGCTCCGGGACGCGGCTCTCCGACGTCTACTAG
- a CDS encoding DEDD exonuclease domain-containing protein: protein MVRQSAASTGVQTSLGDLGTPLAETTFVVLDLETTGTSASNARITEVGAVKVRGGEVLDELSTLVDPGVLIPASITLLTGITQSMVATAPPIEDVLPKVLAFLDSDPDTALVAHNAPFDTGFLKAACERQGLEWPGYPVVDTLRLARALLPRSEIRNHKLGTLAAFYGAPTTPNHRALDDARATVSVLHGLIERLGPMGVHSLEELRAVSKPPSRAQIARRHLAEDLPEEPGVYVFTDARGDSLYVGKSNNLRRRVRSYFTAAENRRRIREMAGLVEGVTPIVCATELEASVRELRIIAERKPPFNRRSRNPERASWVKLTTDAYPRLSVVRVVRDDGAPYIGPYASAKDAERAKEALLHTLPLRQCTHSPSAGAGKGRRGEGSPPGAVGIGWAEPCVLAQIGRCGAPCDGSESLQDYTAHADAAAEAMTGDPARVVAAHTARIDELAADLRYEEAAGHRDRLAAFLNGARRAQRLSALSAVPHLVAARRTGADWETCVVRHGRLAASAVLRPGTDPAAFLASLVATAERVPAGHGPSPRALPGESELILDWLADPATRLVEIEGEWTCPLRGAEAHAELTHWAHGRAAPAQ, encoded by the coding sequence GTGGTTCGACAGTCCGCGGCGTCCACCGGCGTCCAAACCAGCCTCGGCGACCTCGGCACGCCGCTGGCCGAGACGACGTTCGTCGTGCTGGACCTGGAGACCACCGGCACCAGCGCCTCCAACGCCCGGATCACCGAGGTCGGAGCGGTCAAGGTCCGCGGCGGCGAGGTCCTGGACGAGCTGTCCACCCTGGTCGACCCCGGTGTCCTCATCCCGGCGAGCATCACCCTGCTGACCGGTATCACCCAGTCCATGGTGGCGACCGCCCCGCCGATCGAGGACGTCCTGCCCAAGGTGCTGGCCTTCCTCGACTCCGACCCCGACACCGCGCTGGTCGCGCACAACGCGCCCTTCGACACCGGCTTCCTCAAGGCCGCCTGCGAGCGCCAGGGCCTGGAATGGCCCGGCTACCCGGTGGTGGACACCCTGCGCCTGGCGCGGGCCCTCCTGCCGCGCAGCGAGATCCGCAACCACAAGCTCGGCACGCTCGCGGCCTTCTACGGCGCGCCGACCACACCCAACCACCGCGCGCTGGACGACGCCCGCGCCACCGTCTCGGTGCTGCACGGGCTCATCGAGCGGCTCGGACCCATGGGCGTGCACAGCCTGGAGGAACTGCGCGCGGTCAGCAAGCCCCCGAGCCGGGCCCAGATCGCCAGGCGCCACCTGGCCGAGGACCTGCCCGAGGAACCCGGCGTGTACGTGTTCACCGACGCCCGCGGGGACAGCCTCTACGTCGGCAAGAGCAACAACCTGCGCCGCCGCGTGCGCTCCTACTTCACCGCCGCCGAGAACCGCCGGCGCATCCGGGAGATGGCCGGGCTGGTCGAGGGCGTCACCCCCATCGTGTGCGCCACCGAACTGGAGGCGTCGGTGCGCGAGCTGCGCATCATCGCCGAGCGCAAACCGCCCTTCAACCGGCGCTCGCGCAATCCCGAACGCGCCAGCTGGGTCAAGCTCACCACCGACGCCTACCCCCGGCTGTCGGTGGTGCGCGTCGTCCGCGACGACGGCGCCCCCTACATCGGCCCCTACGCCTCGGCCAAGGACGCCGAACGCGCCAAGGAGGCCCTGCTGCACACCCTCCCGTTGCGCCAGTGCACGCACTCCCCCTCCGCGGGCGCGGGGAAGGGCCGGCGGGGCGAGGGATCTCCGCCGGGGGCGGTGGGCATCGGGTGGGCCGAGCCCTGTGTGCTGGCCCAGATCGGCCGGTGCGGCGCGCCCTGCGACGGCAGCGAGTCGCTCCAGGACTACACCGCCCACGCCGACGCCGCCGCCGAGGCCATGACGGGCGACCCCGCGCGAGTCGTGGCCGCCCACACCGCGCGCATCGACGAGCTCGCCGCCGACCTGCGCTACGAGGAGGCCGCCGGCCACCGCGACCGCCTCGCCGCCTTCCTGAACGGCGCCCGGCGCGCCCAGCGCCTGTCCGCGCTCTCGGCCGTCCCGCACCTGGTGGCCGCGCGCCGCACGGGCGCCGACTGGGAGACCTGCGTGGTCCGCCACGGCCGCCTGGCCGCCAGCGCGGTGCTGCGGCCCGGCACCGACCCCGCGGCCTTCCTCGCCTCGCTGGTGGCCACCGCCGAGCGCGTACCCGCCGGACACGGCCCCAGCCCCCGCGCCCTGCCCGGGGAGAGCGAGCTCATCCTCGACTGGCTCGCCGACCCCGCGACGCGCCTGGTGGAGATCGAGGGGGAGTGGACATGCCCCCTGCGGGGCGCCGAAGCGCACGCCGAGCTGACACACTGGGCCCATGGCCGCGCTGCTCCCGCTCAATGA
- a CDS encoding NYN domain-containing protein: MSGRPDEGGEGAEASEASEASEAASRERDESAADAPVDGAGAGSEHLSRPLPEAVRARIVEYGSDVLGGMRAADLPPLLRRVAKFEPRRRARLAGPQIAAQLESDDGFRAMVAARVEQVWPELAEGLRSGVVPPAADPVAVAACAYLLRPEGWPRIIDGVHEELERAASTREADAAVEALDAARRQLDETRHGHQADVERLRAQIRDQRAEISDLRRKVHTERQRARRAREEAERTLAETADRESESATQVSALESENRRLRTRLTAAEAQVENARRAVRSGRNADEARLRVLVDVMVDAAHGLRRELALPTGLDSPADLVAEAEREHRRVSLGGLPDDDPGLLEHMLTAPRVHLLVDGYNVTKTGYGTLPLADQRARLLGSLEGLASRTKAEITCVFDGADVDTPPVVASPRRVRLLFSAPGETADELIVRLVGAEPPGRPVAVVTSDKEIVSAVRRSGARAVPSAIFLRRLEAHG, encoded by the coding sequence ATGAGCGGCCGCCCGGACGAGGGCGGCGAGGGTGCGGAGGCGTCGGAGGCGTCGGAGGCGTCGGAGGCCGCTTCGCGGGAGCGGGACGAGTCGGCCGCCGACGCGCCCGTCGACGGTGCCGGCGCGGGGTCGGAGCACCTGAGCCGTCCCCTGCCCGAGGCCGTGCGCGCCCGGATCGTGGAGTACGGGTCCGACGTGCTGGGCGGGATGCGCGCCGCCGACCTTCCGCCGCTGCTGCGCCGGGTGGCCAAGTTCGAGCCGCGCCGCAGGGCCCGCCTGGCGGGCCCGCAGATCGCCGCACAGCTGGAGTCCGATGACGGGTTCCGCGCGATGGTCGCCGCGCGCGTCGAGCAGGTGTGGCCGGAGCTCGCCGAGGGCCTGCGCTCCGGCGTCGTGCCCCCCGCCGCCGACCCCGTGGCGGTGGCCGCGTGCGCGTACCTGCTGCGGCCCGAGGGGTGGCCCCGCATCATCGACGGCGTCCACGAGGAGCTGGAGCGCGCGGCCAGTACCCGGGAGGCGGACGCGGCCGTCGAGGCGCTGGACGCGGCACGCCGCCAGTTGGACGAGACCAGGCACGGCCACCAGGCCGACGTGGAACGGCTGCGGGCACAGATCCGCGATCAGCGCGCGGAGATCTCCGACCTGCGGCGCAAGGTGCACACCGAGCGCCAGCGCGCCCGGCGTGCCCGTGAGGAGGCCGAGCGCACGCTGGCGGAGACCGCGGACCGGGAGAGCGAGTCCGCGACCCAGGTCAGCGCTCTGGAGTCGGAGAACCGGCGGCTGCGCACACGCCTGACGGCGGCGGAGGCGCAGGTGGAGAACGCGCGCCGGGCCGTGCGCAGCGGGCGCAACGCCGACGAGGCACGGCTGCGGGTCCTGGTGGACGTGATGGTGGACGCCGCCCACGGGCTGCGCCGCGAACTGGCGCTGCCCACCGGGCTGGACAGCCCGGCGGATCTGGTCGCCGAGGCCGAGCGCGAGCACCGGCGGGTCTCGCTCGGCGGCCTGCCCGACGACGACCCGGGGCTGTTGGAGCACATGCTCACCGCCCCGCGCGTCCACCTGCTGGTGGACGGCTACAACGTCACCAAGACGGGGTACGGCACGCTTCCCCTGGCCGACCAGCGGGCCCGGCTCCTCGGGTCGTTGGAGGGTCTGGCGAGCCGGACCAAGGCGGAGATCACCTGTGTTTTCGACGGCGCCGACGTGGACACGCCCCCGGTGGTGGCCTCGCCCCGGCGTGTACGGCTGCTGTTCAGCGCGCCCGGGGAGACGGCCGACGAGCTGATCGTGCGCCTGGTGGGCGCCGAACCGCCCGGTCGGCCGGTCGCGGTGGTGACCTCCGACAAGGAGATCGTCTCCGCCGTACGCCGGTCCGGCGCGCGGGCCGTGCCGTCGGCGATCTTTCTGCGCCGTCTGGAGGCCCACGGCTGA
- a CDS encoding NlpC/P60 family protein — MKNSGGRSAARRIAASTGIGAVVAGSLLVPGTAHADPTREDVEERIEELNTESASAVETYNQAEEDYEVAQAQYEELEEQVGDEEERYDELREKVTQFASATYQSGDLDSTTNVLTSDGPEGLLEQNADLNYLSETQQAELDEFGESAERLFSLKDEAETALEEAEEALEEAEEAKDEVEGKIEEQQELLAEFPDADASTEGASDAGGEYTGSASGSTGSALDFAYAQIGKPYIYGGTGPNGYDCSGLVQASWRNGGVDLPRTTYAQADVGTRIYDMSALQPGDIMFFYPELGHNGLYAGNGTMVHAPRTGRNIESVGLAAYWAQHFQFAVRV; from the coding sequence ATGAAGAACTCCGGTGGTCGCAGTGCGGCGCGCCGAATCGCTGCTTCGACCGGCATCGGCGCCGTCGTCGCCGGCTCCCTTCTCGTGCCCGGTACCGCCCACGCGGACCCGACCCGTGAGGACGTCGAGGAGCGCATCGAGGAGCTGAACACCGAGTCGGCCAGCGCCGTCGAGACCTACAACCAGGCCGAAGAGGACTACGAGGTAGCCCAGGCCCAGTACGAGGAGCTCGAGGAGCAGGTCGGCGACGAGGAGGAGCGCTACGACGAGCTGCGCGAGAAGGTCACGCAGTTCGCCAGCGCCACCTACCAGTCCGGGGACCTGGACTCCACCACCAACGTGCTGACCTCCGACGGGCCCGAGGGCCTGCTGGAGCAGAACGCCGACCTGAACTACCTCTCCGAGACCCAGCAGGCAGAGCTGGACGAGTTCGGCGAGTCCGCCGAGCGCCTGTTCTCGCTCAAGGACGAGGCCGAGACCGCTCTGGAGGAGGCCGAGGAGGCGCTGGAGGAGGCCGAGGAGGCCAAGGACGAGGTCGAGGGCAAGATCGAGGAGCAGCAGGAGCTGCTCGCCGAGTTCCCCGACGCCGACGCCTCCACCGAGGGCGCCAGCGACGCGGGCGGTGAGTACACCGGCAGCGCGTCGGGCAGCACGGGTTCCGCCCTGGACTTCGCCTACGCCCAGATCGGCAAGCCCTACATCTACGGCGGTACGGGCCCCAACGGCTACGACTGCTCCGGCCTGGTGCAGGCTTCCTGGCGCAACGGCGGGGTGGACCTGCCGCGGACGACGTACGCGCAGGCCGACGTGGGCACGCGCATCTACGACATGAGCGCGCTCCAGCCGGGCGACATCATGTTCTTCTACCCCGAGCTGGGCCACAACGGGCTCTACGCGGGCAACGGGACGATGGTGCACGCGCCGCGGACCGGACGCAACATCGAGTCCGTGGGGCTGGCGGCCTACTGGGCCCAACACTTCCAGTTCGCCGTGCGCGTCTAG